CACGCTGCAATATAGCAAACGCGGAGCTGCAATTCGCAAATCCGCCGGACGTCCATAGCGTGCCGGCCTGTGGATGCGATCCTCCAGGTCGAGCAACTCGTACCGCTGTGGCTGCGATTCGCCGCCGGTTTTGTGGTGCTGATCGGCGGAGCGGAGTTCCTGGTTCGCGGTGCATCACGACTGGCGGCGGGCTTCGGAATCAAGCCGCTGGTCATCGGACTCACCGTCGTGTCGTTCGGCACCAGTGCCCCGGAACTGGCTGTGAGCGTCGGCAGCAGCCTGACGGGCAACAGCGACGTCGCCGTCGGCAACATCGTCGGCAGCAACGTCATGAACATCCTGCTCGTCCTCGGCCTTGCGGCTTTGGTGGCACCGCTGGTGGTGCGCGATCAACTCGTCCGGCTCGATGTGCCGCTGCTAATCGTCGTCAGCTTCCTCGTTTGGATCATGGCGGCGGACGGAATCGTCAGCCACGTCGAAGGCTTCATCCTGTTCGGCGGGCTGATCGCCTACCTGCTGGTCGTCTTTCAGACCGTTCGAAAAGGTGGCAAAGCCGCCGCGGTGCCGACGGATGATGACGTGGTCGATGCCAAACCCGTCTGGTGGCGCGACGTCGGGCTGGTGTTTGCGGGACTGGTCGGGCTGACGATCGGCGCTCGGTGGCTGGTCGACGGTGCCGTCGCAGCGGCCGAGGCGATGAACGTGAGCCAACTGGTCATCGGCCTGACCATCGTCGCGATCGGGACGAGCCTGCCGGAGATTGCCACGAGCGTCCTGGCAAGCATCCGAGGCGAACGCGACCTGGCCGTGGGCAATGTGGTCGGGAGCAACCTGTTCAACCTGCTGTGCGTCCTCG
This genomic interval from Planctomycetota bacterium contains the following:
- a CDS encoding calcium/sodium antiporter produces the protein MDAILQVEQLVPLWLRFAAGFVVLIGGAEFLVRGASRLAAGFGIKPLVIGLTVVSFGTSAPELAVSVGSSLTGNSDVAVGNIVGSNVMNILLVLGLAALVAPLVVRDQLVRLDVPLLIVVSFLVWIMAADGIVSHVEGFILFGGLIAYLLVVFQTVRKGGKAAAVPTDDDVVDAKPVWWRDVGLVFAGLVGLTIGARWLVDGAVAAAEAMNVSQLVIGLTIVAIGTSLPEIATSVLASIRGERDLAVGNVVGSNLFNLLCVLGLTAALPPEGVPVSTAAINFDLPVMCAVAVLCFPIFFTKGRISRGEGLLMLGYFAAYMAYLLLDATGHEAVTPLSWVMLAFVVPLTVIGLTGAAVLSFRERLQRRERLMELREARAGSAS